From one Triticum aestivum cultivar Chinese Spring chromosome 4B, IWGSC CS RefSeq v2.1, whole genome shotgun sequence genomic stretch:
- the LOC123093580 gene encoding glyceraldehyde-3-phosphate dehydrogenase GAPB, chloroplastic — MAAHAALAATRIPTSARLHSKAASRQRVDFADFSGLRPGSCSVSAAAREASFSDVLGAQLVARASGENTVRAPAEAKLKVAINGFGRIGRNFLRCWHGRENSPLEVIVINDSGGVRNASHLLKYDSMLGTFKADVKIVDNETISVDGKNIQVVSNRDPLKLPWAELGIDIVIEGTGVFVDGPGAGKHLQAGAKKVIITAPAKGADIPTYVVGVNEGDYDHDVANIISNASCTTNCLAPFAKVLDEEFGIVKGTMTTTHSYTGDQRLLDASHRDLRRARAAALNIVPTSTGAAKAVSLVLPQLKGKLNGIALRVPTPNVSVVDLVINTVKTGITADDVNAAFRKAADGPLKGILDVCDEPLVSVDFRCSDVSTSIDASLTMVMGDDMVKVVAWYDNEWGYSQRVVDLAHLVAAKWPGAGTGGSGDPLEDYCKTDPNAVECKVFDE; from the exons ATGGCCGCCCATGCAGCTCTCGCCGCCACCCGCATCCCCACCAGCGCCCGTCTGCACAGCAAGGCCGCCTCCAGGCAGAGGGTCGACTTCGCCGACTTCTCCGGGCTGAGGCCGGGGTCGTGCTCcgtcagcgccgccgccagggAGGCGTCCTTCTCCGATGTCCTCGGCGCGCAGCTCGTCGCCAGG GCTTCCGGCGAGAACACCGTGAGagcgccggcggaggcgaagctgaaggtggccatcaacggGTTCGGCCGCATCGGGCGCAACTTCCTCCGGTGCTGGCACGGCCGCGAGAACTCGCCGCTGGAGGTCATCGTCATCAACGACAGCGGAGGCGTCAGGAAC GCGTCTCACCTGCTCAAGTACGACTCGATGCTGGGCACCTTCAAGGCGGACGTGAAGATCGTGGACAACGAGACCATCAGCGTCGACGGCAAGAACATCCAGGTCGTCTCCAACAGGGACCCCCTCAAGCTGCCATGGGCCGAGCTCGGCATCGACATCGTCATCGAG GGTACCGGAGTGTTCGTGGACGGCCCCGGCGCCGGGAAGCATCTCCAGGCCGGCGCCAAGAAGGTCATCATCACCGCTCCGGCCAAGGGCGCCGACATCCCCACCTACGTCGTCGGCGTCAACGAGGGCGACTACGACCATGACGTCGCCAACATCATCAG CAACGCTTCTTGCACCACCAACTGCCTCGCGCCATTCGCCAAGGTCCTGGACGAGGAGTTCG GGATCGTGAAGGGGACCATGACAACCACGCACTCGTACACGGGCGACCAGAGGCTGCTGGACGCGTCCCACCGCGACCTGCggagggcgagggcagcggcgctGAACATCGTGCCGACGAGCACGGGCGCCGCCAAGGCCGTCTCCCTGGTGCTGCCGCAGCTCAAGGGCAAGCTCAACGGCATCGCGCTCCGCGTGCCCACGCCCAACGTCTCCGTGGTGGACCTCGTCATCAACACCGTCAAGACCGGCATCACCGCCGACGACGTGAACGCGGCGTTCCGCAAGGCCGCCGACGGGCCGCTCAAGGGCATCCTCGACGTCTGCGACGAGCCGCTCGTGTCCGTCGACTTCCGCTGCTCCGACGTCTCCACCAGCATCGACGCCTCCCTCACCATGGTCATGGGCGACGACATGGTCAAGGTCGTCGCCTGGTACGACAACGAGTGGGGCTACAG CCAGCGCGTGGTTGATCTGGCGCACCTGGTGGCGGCCAAGTGGCCGGGCGCCGGGACCGGCGGCAGCGGCGACCCGCTGGAGGACTACTGCAAGACCGACCCCAACGCCGTGGAGTGCAAGGTGTTCGACGAGTGA